From one Chanodichthys erythropterus isolate Z2021 chromosome 3, ASM2448905v1, whole genome shotgun sequence genomic stretch:
- the mettl26 gene encoding methyltransferase-like 26 has translation MCKMLNAAAADRNKDPILEVLKTRVTSDRHLVALEISSGTGQHVVHFAKAFPNITWQPSEVEAQSISSIEAYRQYHRLQNVKPPIYLDVSQSWENWGGIQAESCDLIININMMHISPLACTMGLFNGVGKILKPQGLLLTYGPYAFNGSISPQSNVDFDQSLRYRNPDWGLRDVSLLTKLGQENGLRLEGIVDMPANNKCLLFHKDSVV, from the exons ATGTGTAAAATGCTGAATGCTGCAGCAGCCGACAGAAATAAAGACCCGATCCTTGAGGTATTAAAAACAAGGGTGACATCAGACAGGCATCTGGTCGCGTTGGAAATATCTTCTGGCACGGGACAGCATGTTGTTCACTTTGCCAAAGCCTTTCCGAACATTACATGGCAGCCGTCTGAAGTTGAAGCACAGTCAATATCAAG tattgaaGCATATAGACAGTATCATAGGCTGCAGAATGTAAAGCCACCCATCTATCTTGATGTGTCTCAGAGTTGGGAGAACTGGGGTGGAATTCAAGCTGAGTCATGTGACCTCATCATAAACATCAACATGATGCACATCTCACCTCTGGCCTGCACAATG GGTTTGTTTAATGGTGTTGGAAAAATACTGAAGCCCCAAGGATTGCTTCTGACTTATGGG CCGTATGCTTTCAATGGATCGATTTCTCCTCAGAGCAATGTTGACTTTGACCAGAGCTTGAGATACAG AAATCCAGACTGGGGTCTAAGAGATGTATCATTACTGACAAAGCTAGGCCAAGAAAATGGACTGCGATTGGAGGGAATT GTTGACATGCCTGCCAACAACAAGTGCTTGTTGTTTCACAAGGACAGTGTGGTTTGA